From Agromyces sp. SYSU T00194, a single genomic window includes:
- a CDS encoding sensor histidine kinase, whose protein sequence is MSTLSDLVLAQGRSSEEDLDWLHMLVGDLQLLADLAFADIVLWAPGADAPFVAVAHARPSGAATLFYRDFVGQPVKDDWRDLVTRAYDTGTVVDSSALDWYEEMPTRMRAVPVKRRLQTTGPEVTERPIAVLTRHSNLSQSRTPSRQELTFNDCADELFAMIASGDFPDLGAPSGPRRGAPRASDGLIRLDVDGVTTFASPNALSAFYRMGFAEELESESLAEVTTRLLAGRLEVDESLPLVVTGRAPWRTDIESKGVTVTLRAIPIRHRGERVGAIVLCRDVTEMRHQEQELITKDATIREIHHRVKNNLQTVASLLRIQARRTHSEEARSALTQAMRRVGAIAVVHDTLSEGLSQNVDFDQVFDRALLLVAEVAAAHNTTAHPKRTGTFGVLPSAYATPLALALTELVTNAVEHGLAGQEGDVEITAERTSDTLTVEVRDTGSGLPEGKVGEGLGTQIVRTLIQGELGGTIDWHTVVGTGTEVTISVPMRWITQS, encoded by the coding sequence GTGTCGACGCTCAGTGACCTCGTTCTCGCCCAGGGCCGCAGCAGCGAGGAGGACCTCGACTGGCTGCACATGCTGGTGGGCGACCTGCAACTCCTGGCGGACCTCGCGTTCGCCGACATCGTGCTCTGGGCCCCCGGCGCGGACGCCCCGTTCGTCGCGGTCGCGCACGCCCGGCCGTCGGGCGCGGCGACGCTGTTCTACCGCGACTTCGTCGGCCAGCCCGTGAAGGACGACTGGCGCGACCTCGTCACGCGCGCGTACGACACCGGAACGGTGGTCGACTCCTCGGCCCTCGACTGGTACGAGGAGATGCCCACGCGCATGCGCGCCGTGCCCGTGAAGCGGCGGCTCCAGACGACCGGCCCCGAGGTGACCGAGCGCCCCATCGCGGTACTCACCCGGCACTCCAACCTCAGCCAGTCGCGCACGCCGAGCCGCCAGGAGCTCACCTTCAACGACTGCGCCGACGAGCTGTTCGCGATGATCGCGTCCGGGGACTTCCCCGACCTCGGCGCGCCGTCCGGCCCGCGGCGAGGCGCCCCCCGCGCATCCGACGGGCTGATCCGCCTCGACGTCGACGGGGTGACCACCTTCGCCAGCCCCAATGCGCTCTCCGCGTTCTACCGCATGGGCTTCGCCGAGGAGCTCGAATCGGAGTCGCTGGCCGAGGTGACCACCCGGCTGCTCGCGGGCCGCCTCGAGGTGGACGAGTCGCTGCCCCTGGTCGTCACCGGCCGGGCGCCGTGGCGCACCGACATCGAGTCGAAGGGCGTGACGGTCACGCTCCGGGCGATTCCGATCCGGCACCGGGGGGAGCGGGTCGGCGCGATCGTGCTCTGCCGCGACGTCACCGAGATGCGGCACCAGGAGCAGGAGCTCATCACCAAGGACGCGACGATCCGCGAGATCCACCACCGGGTGAAGAACAACCTCCAGACCGTCGCGTCGCTGCTGCGCATCCAGGCGCGGCGCACCCACTCCGAGGAGGCGCGCAGCGCGCTCACCCAGGCGATGCGGCGGGTCGGCGCGATCGCGGTCGTGCACGACACCCTCTCGGAGGGCCTCAGCCAGAACGTCGACTTCGACCAGGTGTTCGACCGTGCGCTGCTGCTCGTCGCCGAGGTCGCGGCCGCGCACAACACGACGGCCCACCCGAAGCGGACGGGCACGTTCGGGGTCCTCCCGAGCGCGTACGCGACGCCCCTCGCGCTCGCGCTCACGGAACTCGTCACGAACGCCGTCGAGCACGGGCTCGCCGGGCAGGAGGGCGACGTGGAGATCACCGCGGAACGCACGAGCGACACCCTCACGGTCGAGGTGCGCGACACCGGCTCCGGCCTGCCCGAGGGGAAGGTCGGCGAGGGGCTCGGAACGCAGATCGTGCGCACCCTCATCCAGGGCGAGCTGGGCGGCACGATCGACTGGCACACCGTGGTGGGCACCGGCACGGAGGTCACGATCTCGGTGCCGATGCGCTGGATCACGCAGTCGTGA